CGCCCGCATCCCGCCGGCGGCCTGGCCGCCCTGGCCCTGGCCCTGCTGGCCCTGCTGGCCCTGCTGGCCCTGGCCCTGCTGGCCCTGGCCTTGTTCCTGCTGGTCCTGGCCCTGGCCCTGCGGGCCTCCCTGGCCGCCGAATCCGCCGAATCCTCCGGCCCCGTCAGGCCCTTTGGCCCCGCCGCCGGAGCCGCGCAGGCTCTGCAGCGTGGAGTTCCCCTTGAGGCGGATGCCGACGTCGTTGAGGTAGGTGCCGTCGATGGTGAGGTCGGCCTCGATGTAGTCCTTGGTGCCGTCCTTCTCGTACGCCTTCATCATCTTGTCGAAGTCGGTCTGGTCGTACTCGATCCGGAACGTGTGCGCGGCCGTCGTGTCGTACAGGCCGACCGTGCCCGGCAGGTTCTCGGTGATGAGGTCGGCGTCCTCGGCGGAGGCGCTGGTGACGAACGGGGTGACCCGGGCGTCCGAGAAGAAGACCAGCAGCACGGCGAGTCCCGCGCAGAGCAGGCCGACCGGCCTCCAGTGGTGGCGCACCGGCAGGGGTACGCGGTGCGCGAGCCGCTTGCGGGGCGGGGTGCGCCGCTCCTCGCCGGCGCTCCCCTCCACCTCCTCCATCACAGGTCCGTCTGGTCGTAACCGGTGAGCACCGTGACGCGCTGGCCCCGCGTGCGCTCCTGGAGCGCCGCGACCAACTCGCCGGGCTCATGGCCCTTCTTGATGCGGACGGTGTAGAACACCTCGGTCAGCGTGCCGCCCCGGATGGACTCGGTGCTCACCAGTTCGAACTCGTCGGTCAGGCGCAGCAGTACGTCCTGGATGCTCGGGGTGTGGTCCTCACCGGCGGGAAGCTGGACCTTCACGACCTGGCGCTGCACGTTGAGGGCGAACAGGTCGAAGCGGCTCATCAGGAAGATGATCAGCGCGATGACGACTCCGCCGACCGCCGCCAGGGTGTAGAAGCGCGCTCCGCACGCCATGCCGATCGCCATCACCAGGAAGACGAAGCCGACGTCCCGGGTCTCCTTGACCGCGTTGCGGAAGCGGACCACGGACAGGGCGCCGACGAGGGAGAACGCGCGCGCCAGGTTGGAGCCGACGACGAGCATGATCAGCGCGACGACCATGCCGACGATGACCAGCGTCTGGACGTACGACTGGCTGTACGAGACGTTCTTGTGCGTGGCCCGGTAGACGTAACCGATCACGGTGGAGAGCACGAAGGACAGGGTCATCGCCAGGACGATGTCCATGACGCTGAACGTGCCGCTCAGGTCCTGCAGGTCGAGATTCACGGGCGGAAAGCCTCCGTCAGGCGCCCCGGGGCGGGGAGTCGGGTGGGGGACACGGCGAACGGGGTTCCGTCGCCGGTGGTGGGGTGGGCCGGAGCCGGCGGGAGGTCTTCCTCCCGCACGTGG
The DNA window shown above is from Streptomyces sp. NBC_00247 and carries:
- a CDS encoding DUF4956 domain-containing protein; the encoded protein is MNLDLQDLSGTFSVMDIVLAMTLSFVLSTVIGYVYRATHKNVSYSQSYVQTLVIVGMVVALIMLVVGSNLARAFSLVGALSVVRFRNAVKETRDVGFVFLVMAIGMACGARFYTLAAVGGVVIALIIFLMSRFDLFALNVQRQVVKVQLPAGEDHTPSIQDVLLRLTDEFELVSTESIRGGTLTEVFYTVRIKKGHEPGELVAALQERTRGQRVTVLTGYDQTDL